The following proteins are co-located in the Streptomyces sp. DT2A-34 genome:
- a CDS encoding glycosyl hydrolase family 28 protein, translating to MTSPLSRRSTLQAAGVLAAAGLANSLAGTANAATASATAASAGDEAAGNIVVAHPTLPSVPVNNAFTVKVRAAGGSWQRLDVYLAKLALIDPVTGSNRAQNSSWAAFDFSGTVEVEVTYNPGSAEKFRIRPDSYGIKPEVLGSTARFTLDRPRNVVVQVDDKIFDCLHLFANPVEQNPPAEGDKNVMYFGPGLHTTSDRLLKVPSGTTVYLAPGAVLTSQVIFENVENSRLTGRGVLYNSPNGALFVRKTENVTIDGVTILNPRYENVRVAESQNLTIKNLRAFSHQGWGDGIQLYCSENITIDGCFLRTSDDSVALYTHRWDFYGDTRNITVKNCSLWADVAHPINIGVHGNSDTPEMLENLTFENIDILDHREPQVTYQGAIAFMVGDSNLVRDVKFDNIRVEDFRWGQLIHMRVEYNPKYNTSPGRGIESVYVKDLSYNGKNADLSVMMGLGEDRLVKDVTFENLRVNGRVIADSTGKPRWYLASDGVPMLVNEYVQNLRFLTTEEAAAL from the coding sequence ATGACCTCACCCCTCTCCCGCCGATCCACTCTCCAGGCCGCCGGAGTCCTCGCGGCCGCCGGTCTCGCGAACAGCCTCGCCGGTACGGCGAACGCGGCCACCGCCTCCGCCACTGCCGCCTCCGCCGGGGACGAGGCCGCCGGGAACATCGTTGTCGCCCACCCCACGCTGCCGTCCGTCCCCGTCAACAACGCCTTCACCGTCAAGGTCCGGGCCGCCGGCGGCAGTTGGCAGAGACTCGACGTCTACCTGGCCAAGCTCGCGCTCATCGACCCCGTCACCGGCAGCAACAGGGCGCAGAACTCCTCCTGGGCCGCCTTCGACTTCTCCGGCACCGTCGAGGTCGAGGTCACCTACAACCCGGGCAGCGCCGAGAAGTTCCGCATCCGCCCGGACTCGTACGGCATCAAGCCCGAGGTGCTCGGCAGCACCGCGCGCTTCACCCTGGACCGGCCCCGCAACGTCGTCGTCCAGGTCGACGACAAGATCTTCGACTGCCTGCACCTGTTCGCGAACCCCGTCGAGCAGAACCCGCCCGCCGAGGGCGACAAGAACGTCATGTACTTCGGGCCCGGTCTGCACACCACCTCCGACCGGTTGCTGAAGGTGCCCAGCGGCACCACCGTCTATCTGGCCCCCGGCGCCGTCCTCACCTCTCAGGTGATCTTCGAGAACGTGGAGAACTCCCGGCTGACCGGCCGCGGCGTGCTCTACAACTCCCCGAACGGGGCGCTCTTCGTCCGCAAGACCGAGAACGTCACCATCGACGGTGTCACGATCCTCAACCCCCGCTACGAGAACGTCCGGGTCGCCGAGTCGCAGAACCTCACCATCAAGAACCTGCGCGCCTTCAGCCACCAGGGCTGGGGAGACGGCATCCAGCTCTACTGCTCCGAGAACATCACCATCGACGGCTGCTTCCTGCGTACGTCCGACGACTCCGTCGCCCTCTACACCCACCGCTGGGACTTCTACGGCGACACCCGCAACATCACGGTCAAGAACTGCAGCCTGTGGGCCGACGTCGCCCACCCGATCAACATCGGTGTGCACGGCAACTCGGACACCCCCGAGATGCTGGAGAACCTGACCTTCGAGAACATCGACATCCTCGACCACCGTGAGCCGCAGGTGACCTACCAGGGCGCCATCGCGTTCATGGTCGGCGACAGCAACCTCGTCCGGGACGTGAAGTTCGACAACATCCGCGTGGAGGACTTCCGCTGGGGCCAGCTCATCCACATGCGGGTCGAGTACAACCCGAAGTACAACACCTCGCCCGGCCGCGGCATCGAGTCCGTCTACGTCAAGGACCTCAGCTACAACGGCAAGAACGCCGACCTCTCGGTGATGATGGGCCTCGGCGAGGACCGTCTCGTCAAGGACGTCACCTTCGAGAACCTGCGCGTCAACGGCCGCGTGATCGCCGACAGCACGGGCAAGCCGAGGTGGTACCTGGCCTCCGACGGCGTGCCCATGCTGGTCAACGAGTACGTGCAGAACCTGCGGTTCCTGACCACCGAGGAGGCCGCGGCTCTTTGA
- a CDS encoding cold-shock protein, translating to MVTATVREWHDEEGWGVLDSPETPGGCWGHFSAIQTDGFATLSPGQKVDLTWEAPGFSQDGYDYRAVSIAPQHP from the coding sequence ATGGTGACTGCGACGGTCCGCGAGTGGCACGACGAGGAAGGGTGGGGCGTGCTCGACTCCCCTGAAACCCCCGGTGGTTGCTGGGGGCACTTCTCCGCCATCCAGACGGACGGGTTCGCCACGCTGTCACCAGGACAGAAGGTGGACCTCACATGGGAAGCCCCTGGCTTCTCCCAGGACGGGTACGACTACCGCGCCGTGAGCATCGCACCTCAGCACCCCTGA
- a CDS encoding lytic polysaccharide monooxygenase — MPRPALLLTVLAALLLCLIPGSGTAAAHGSVVDPASRNYGCWLRWGSDFQNPAMEQEDPMCWQAWQDNPNAMWNWNGLYRNGSAGDFQAVIPDGRLCSGGRTEGGRYNSLDAVGAWKTTDVASDFTVRLYDQASHGADYFLVYVTRQGFDPTTQPLRWSDLQLVARTGEYAPSQNYSIDVSTSGLSGRHVVYTIWQASHMDQTYFLCSDVNFR; from the coding sequence GTGCCCCGCCCGGCGCTCCTCCTGACCGTGCTCGCCGCACTGCTCCTCTGCCTGATCCCGGGGAGCGGGACGGCTGCCGCTCACGGCTCGGTCGTCGACCCGGCGTCCCGCAACTACGGCTGCTGGCTACGCTGGGGCAGCGACTTCCAGAACCCGGCCATGGAGCAGGAAGACCCCATGTGCTGGCAGGCCTGGCAGGACAACCCGAACGCCATGTGGAACTGGAACGGCCTGTACCGCAACGGCTCCGCGGGCGACTTCCAGGCGGTCATCCCCGACGGCCGGCTGTGCAGCGGGGGTCGGACCGAAGGCGGACGCTACAACTCGCTCGACGCCGTGGGCGCCTGGAAGACGACGGACGTGGCGAGCGACTTCACCGTGCGGCTCTACGACCAGGCCAGCCACGGCGCGGACTACTTCCTGGTGTACGTCACCCGCCAGGGCTTCGACCCCACCACCCAGCCACTGCGCTGGAGCGACCTCCAACTGGTCGCCCGCACCGGGGAGTACGCCCCGAGCCAGAACTACTCGATCGACGTGAGCACGTCCGGCCTCAGCGGCCGCCACGTCGTCTACACCATCTGGCAGGCGTCACACATGGACCAGACGTACTTCCTGTGCAGCGATGTGAACTTCCGCTGA
- a CDS encoding ArsI/CadI family heavy metal resistance metalloenzyme — protein MSRAQLALRVSDLEASIAFYAKLFGAEPAKRRAGYANFAIAEPPLKLVLIEGEPGEETRLDHLGVEVESAEQVTAATTRLKDAGLATFEENDTSCCYALQDKVWVHGPGREPWEVYVVKADADTLGKSTDPEATGDGCCTSQAGEAEPAPAAAGCGCG, from the coding sequence ATGTCCCGAGCACAGCTCGCTCTGCGCGTCAGTGACCTCGAAGCGTCGATCGCCTTCTACGCGAAGCTCTTCGGCGCCGAACCGGCCAAGCGGCGTGCGGGTTACGCCAACTTCGCCATCGCCGAGCCCCCGCTCAAGCTCGTACTGATCGAGGGCGAGCCCGGCGAGGAGACCCGCCTGGACCACCTCGGCGTCGAAGTCGAATCCGCCGAGCAGGTCACCGCCGCCACCACCCGGCTGAAGGACGCCGGCCTCGCCACCTTCGAGGAGAACGACACCTCCTGCTGCTACGCCCTCCAGGACAAGGTGTGGGTGCACGGCCCCGGCCGGGAACCCTGGGAGGTCTACGTGGTCAAGGCCGACGCCGACACGCTCGGCAAGAGCACCGACCCCGAGGCCACCGGGGACGGCTGCTGCACCAGCCAGGCCGGCGAAGCGGAACCGGCACCCGCCGCGGCGGGGTGCGGCTGCGGCTGA
- a CDS encoding helix-turn-helix transcriptional regulator: MSKQEFVVLGQDDRPAACCPGLVAAPLEEDQAAELAKTFKALGDPVRLRLLSLIASRAGGEVCVCDLTPAFDLSQPTISHHLKLLRQAGLIDCERRGTWVYYWVLPAALDRLSTFLTPAQKAGTTA, encoded by the coding sequence ATGTCGAAGCAGGAGTTTGTGGTGCTCGGGCAGGACGACCGGCCCGCCGCCTGCTGCCCGGGGCTGGTGGCCGCGCCTCTGGAGGAGGACCAGGCGGCCGAGCTGGCGAAGACCTTCAAGGCGCTGGGCGACCCGGTGCGGCTGCGCCTGCTGTCGCTGATCGCGTCGCGGGCGGGTGGCGAGGTCTGTGTGTGCGACCTGACCCCGGCCTTCGATCTGTCCCAGCCGACCATCTCGCACCACCTCAAGCTGCTCCGACAGGCGGGTCTGATCGACTGCGAGCGCCGCGGCACGTGGGTCTACTACTGGGTGCTCCCCGCCGCCCTGGACCGCCTCTCGACGTTCCTGACCCCCGCGCAGAAGGCAGGGACGACCGCGTGA
- a CDS encoding arsenate reductase ArsC has product MTTPAERPTVLFVCVHNAGRSQMAAAFLTHLAGDRVQVRSAGSAPADTVNPAVVEAMAEAGIDISAEVPKVLTVEAVQASDVVITMGCGDTCPVFPGKRYLDWQLTDPAGQGVEAVRPIRDEIEQRIRGLIEEIAPAS; this is encoded by the coding sequence ATGACCACTCCCGCCGAGCGCCCGACCGTCCTGTTCGTCTGCGTCCACAACGCCGGGCGCTCACAGATGGCCGCCGCCTTCCTCACCCACCTGGCAGGCGACCGCGTCCAGGTCCGCTCCGCCGGCTCCGCCCCCGCCGACACCGTCAACCCCGCCGTCGTCGAAGCCATGGCCGAAGCGGGCATCGACATCTCCGCCGAGGTCCCCAAGGTGCTCACCGTGGAGGCGGTCCAGGCGTCCGACGTCGTCATCACGATGGGCTGCGGCGACACCTGCCCGGTCTTCCCCGGCAAGCGTTACCTCGACTGGCAGCTCACCGACCCCGCCGGGCAAGGGGTCGAAGCCGTCCGCCCGATCCGCGACGAGATCGAGCAGCGCATCCGGGGTCTGATCGAGGAGATCGCCCCGGCGAGCTGA
- a CDS encoding expansin EXLX1 family cellulose-binding protein, with protein MASRSHRRSPRKWHTALVPAAVVAAVALAASLLMVLRPDGETTAGHAAGAPAAATQSTSPRKTPMPHPTRKPKPTKATTPAATPATTTPRPRATPTTARPSAKATPRPASATAPLAGRLRPDVTYEGVATFYDTGNGDGACLYGPTDDVMTAAMNHTDYETSKACGAYVRVRAANGASVTVRVTNECPLPCAPGQLDLSAEAFAELAAPSAGRIPVTWSLLSPSTSDTISIRYKTGSSRHWCGIQAVGHRNPLARLEVRDGSGWRQLPRAEYNYFLSEQGSGCGGEIRVTDIYGEALAVEGLAIRPDALQPTRLQFAAR; from the coding sequence GTGGCATCCCGCTCCCACCGCCGATCCCCGCGCAAGTGGCACACGGCCCTCGTCCCCGCCGCGGTCGTGGCGGCCGTCGCACTCGCGGCATCCCTGCTCATGGTCCTACGCCCCGATGGGGAGACGACGGCCGGTCACGCGGCGGGCGCCCCCGCAGCCGCCACGCAGTCGACGTCCCCACGGAAGACGCCGATGCCCCATCCGACGCGGAAGCCGAAGCCCACCAAGGCGACCACCCCCGCCGCAACGCCCGCCACGACCACCCCACGACCTCGTGCGACCCCCACAACGGCACGCCCCTCGGCCAAGGCGACGCCCCGACCGGCGTCGGCCACGGCCCCGCTGGCGGGACGGCTACGCCCCGACGTCACCTACGAAGGAGTCGCCACCTTCTACGACACCGGCAACGGCGACGGCGCCTGCCTCTACGGCCCGACCGACGACGTCATGACCGCGGCGATGAACCACACGGACTACGAGACGTCCAAGGCGTGCGGCGCGTACGTACGTGTCCGCGCGGCGAACGGCGCCTCCGTCACGGTCCGCGTCACCAACGAGTGCCCCCTACCCTGCGCCCCCGGCCAACTCGACCTGAGCGCCGAGGCGTTCGCCGAGCTCGCCGCGCCCTCGGCCGGTCGGATCCCGGTCACCTGGAGCCTGCTGAGCCCCAGCACGTCCGACACGATCTCGATCCGCTACAAGACGGGGTCCAGCCGCCACTGGTGCGGCATCCAGGCGGTGGGGCACCGCAACCCCCTGGCCCGGCTGGAGGTTCGCGACGGCAGCGGCTGGCGTCAACTGCCGCGCGCCGAGTACAACTACTTCCTCTCCGAGCAGGGCAGCGGCTGCGGCGGCGAGATCAGAGTCACCGACATCTACGGAGAGGCGCTGGCGGTCGAGGGCCTGGCGATCCGGCCGGACGCCCTGCAGCCGACCCGGCTCCAGTTCGCGGCGCGCTGA